Proteins encoded by one window of Enterococcus saccharolyticus subsp. saccharolyticus:
- a CDS encoding glycoside hydrolase family 1 protein, whose product MQYKQLDNFPANFLWGASISAYQAEGAFDTDGKLLSIIDKYLHPEDVANFDVASDFYHHYKEDIQLFAELGLKAFRFSIAWTRIINVETQEINEKGLAFYQQVIDECFKQGIEPIVTMYHFDLPYFLEKKGGWKNPETCDAFLTYANVLFEAYGDQVNYWLTINEQNTMILHPGAIGIPENGELPSKKELFQMNHAVLVAQAKTFKLYHELNLKGKIGPAINLTAMYQATASPDDAIAAHNWETLRGWSFLDAAVRGKHNYLFEKYLHDRQWYPTITSEDTLALQEGAPDFIAINYYSTATIAASKNDGSDVSARAGDQQIMLGEEGVYRAAENPYVGKTPYGWVVDPTGLRLTLRKLYDRYNLPILITENGYGAPDKLEEDGTIHDPERITYLTQHIQAIQEAITDGVDVFGYLPWSAIDVVSTHQGFNKRYGFIYVDRTDHELKELKRIKKDSFYWYQQVIARNGLE is encoded by the coding sequence ATGCAATATAAACAGTTAGATAATTTTCCAGCTAATTTTTTATGGGGAGCGTCAATTAGTGCCTATCAAGCAGAAGGGGCATTTGATACTGATGGGAAACTATTGTCTATTATTGACAAATATCTTCATCCAGAAGATGTTGCTAATTTTGATGTGGCATCCGATTTTTATCATCATTATAAAGAAGACATTCAATTATTTGCTGAATTAGGACTGAAAGCTTTTCGTTTTTCAATTGCTTGGACGCGAATTATAAATGTAGAAACCCAAGAAATAAACGAAAAAGGGCTGGCTTTTTATCAACAGGTGATTGATGAATGTTTCAAGCAAGGTATTGAACCGATTGTTACGATGTATCATTTTGATTTACCTTACTTTTTAGAAAAAAAAGGGGGGTGGAAAAATCCAGAAACATGTGATGCCTTTTTAACTTATGCTAACGTTTTATTTGAAGCTTACGGCGATCAAGTTAACTATTGGTTAACAATCAATGAGCAAAATACCATGATTTTACATCCAGGGGCGATTGGCATTCCCGAAAATGGTGAATTGCCAAGCAAAAAAGAATTGTTTCAGATGAATCATGCTGTACTGGTTGCGCAAGCGAAAACCTTTAAATTGTATCATGAATTAAATTTAAAAGGGAAAATTGGACCAGCGATTAATTTAACAGCAATGTATCAAGCAACAGCTTCACCAGATGACGCCATTGCTGCTCATAATTGGGAGACCTTACGCGGATGGTCATTTTTAGATGCAGCCGTTCGTGGAAAACATAACTATTTATTTGAAAAATATCTACATGATCGTCAGTGGTATCCTACAATCACTTCAGAAGATACTTTGGCATTGCAAGAGGGAGCACCGGATTTTATTGCGATAAATTACTATTCAACAGCAACCATTGCTGCAAGTAAGAATGATGGTTCCGATGTTTCAGCGCGTGCAGGAGACCAACAAATTATGCTTGGTGAAGAAGGTGTTTATCGCGCAGCTGAAAACCCATATGTTGGTAAAACACCTTATGGTTGGGTAGTTGATCCAACAGGTTTACGATTAACTTTACGTAAATTATATGATCGCTATAATTTACCTATCTTAATCACTGAAAATGGCTATGGTGCGCCAGATAAACTGGAAGAGGACGGTACGATTCATGATCCAGAACGTATCACATATTTGACGCAACATATCCAAGCGATTCAAGAAGCAATTACAGATGGTGTGGATGTCTTTGGCTATTTACCATGGTCTGCTATAGATGTTGTGAGCACGCATCAAGGATTTAACAAACGTTATGGTTTTATCTATGTTGATCGAACAGACCACGAACTAAAAGAATTAAAGCGTATCAAAAAAGACAGCTTTTATTGGTATCAACAAGTGATTGCTCGTAATGGCTTGGAATAG
- a CDS encoding bifunctional metallophosphatase/5'-nucleotidase, producing the protein MNKTNLCILHTNDTHSYLEEFGKRAALVQEIKQKNTSKNIHTLLVDSGDVFSGTMYFTMYQGKKEAELMNMLGYDAMTFGNHGFDLGSKALADFLKIIHFPMISSNVICTQDADLKDYVGTKIVPYQMLDLENGERIGLFGMTTPSTVESASPSEDIIFADPKQTAETMVNMFHAHGINKIILLSHLGDNEDAVLAEQVSGISLIVGAHTHRVLQEPLKIRHQETQFETVIVQAGSYGEYLGQVDLTFDTVSGELQQVTACLHDIAAYPQVDSAVQEVIETIKYERHQLATQKIVDNAKKIDGNRLALRKSETVLGNIIADAYFYHAQKQGFSPDFAVVNSGGIRNSLPAGEVTFGDIVKILPFSKTLKVLSITGKMLMDALQKGLYPQVSQLQVTYDYEKPKGQQLVESKLIKGDRLLAIDENKNYILATNSFVGIGKDGYKAFKQAEVLFAGEELDVHILTDYLQHMPQPVRFPEEQRIMIKNVAQVSEK; encoded by the coding sequence ATGAACAAAACAAACTTATGTATTTTACATACGAATGATACGCATTCTTACCTTGAGGAATTTGGAAAAAGAGCAGCATTAGTTCAAGAAATCAAACAAAAAAATACTAGCAAGAACATCCATACATTATTAGTCGATAGTGGCGATGTTTTCTCAGGAACCATGTATTTCACCATGTATCAAGGAAAAAAAGAAGCAGAATTAATGAATATGTTGGGCTATGATGCGATGACATTTGGCAATCATGGGTTTGATTTAGGCTCAAAAGCATTGGCTGATTTTTTAAAGATTATTCATTTTCCAATGATTAGTAGCAACGTTATTTGTACACAAGATGCGGATTTAAAAGACTATGTAGGAACCAAAATAGTGCCTTACCAAATGTTGGACTTAGAAAATGGCGAGCGTATTGGGTTATTCGGTATGACCACCCCAAGTACTGTCGAAAGTGCATCGCCAAGTGAAGACATTATTTTTGCAGACCCGAAACAAACAGCTGAAACAATGGTCAACATGTTTCATGCACACGGGATTAACAAAATTATTCTATTGAGTCATCTAGGTGATAATGAAGATGCAGTACTCGCAGAACAAGTATCCGGTATTTCTTTAATTGTTGGTGCGCATACTCACCGTGTACTACAAGAACCTTTAAAAATTCGTCACCAAGAAACTCAATTTGAAACAGTGATTGTTCAAGCAGGCAGTTATGGGGAATACTTAGGGCAAGTAGACTTGACATTTGATACAGTGTCAGGTGAATTACAGCAGGTTACGGCTTGTCTGCATGATATAGCTGCTTATCCACAAGTAGATTCTGCCGTGCAGGAAGTAATCGAAACAATCAAATATGAACGACACCAATTGGCCACTCAAAAGATTGTCGATAATGCGAAAAAAATCGATGGTAATCGCTTGGCTTTACGAAAATCAGAAACAGTTCTAGGAAATATTATTGCAGATGCTTATTTTTATCATGCGCAAAAACAAGGATTCTCGCCAGACTTTGCAGTAGTCAACAGTGGTGGTATTCGTAATTCATTACCCGCTGGTGAAGTCACGTTTGGCGATATTGTTAAAATTTTGCCTTTTTCAAAAACGTTAAAAGTCTTATCAATTACTGGAAAAATGTTGATGGATGCTTTACAAAAGGGCTTGTACCCCCAAGTATCACAGTTGCAAGTTACTTATGACTATGAAAAACCAAAAGGACAACAGTTAGTTGAGTCAAAACTGATCAAAGGTGACCGATTGTTAGCTATCGATGAAAATAAAAACTATATTCTAGCAACCAATTCTTTTGTAGGTATTGGCAAAGATGGCTATAAGGCATTCAAACAGGCGGAGGTATTATTTGCGGGTGAAGAATTAGATGTGCATATTCTGACAGACTATTTGCAACACATGCCACAACCTGTAAGATTTCCAGAAGAACAACGAATTATGATAAAAAATGTGGCGCAAGTGAGCGAGAAGTAA
- a CDS encoding putative polysaccharide biosynthesis protein: MKNKLVSGTFWLSAANMICKILGIVYLIPWLMFMGNYQDQHQAQALYNVAYLPYALFLSLGTAGFPSGIAKKIAELSHQKDQSRPRELFRSALAVMEVIGIISTILMFIFAPALSKISPVANQEAAIYAIRSLCPSLLIIPILSAIRGYFQGSNLIMPFGISQVIEQLVRVLVIIGGTYYIRVVAGGDILSAVVISTFASCVGGIVAIIYLVVLGKRVGLFRLRDFFILPLHYLRKSKEVTLGIIKESLPFVYVGSVVSLMQLIDQVSLKPIIHFLKPIMSQAQLETLYTFASANPNKLTPLLLSIIGSITVTSLPLLSTLRRKEDLLTGISDTLRLSLTVLLPSSIGMILLSIPLNTIFFGYNLEGSMYLALAIAATFLTGIFTVLLSILQALNAHRKAIYFTTQVLFFKLICQVPLVYFFEGMGMSLASIASLIISVIGVYRFITKTFDIHPLSYVRRYYLKVLQATFAMEVVCILCFIGLSHILAMSSKIHSVIFVVCIALVGAMVFMGMVFGKNIKQLVLNFFHSS; encoded by the coding sequence TTGAAAAATAAATTAGTATCAGGAACATTTTGGCTATCGGCCGCAAATATGATTTGTAAAATATTAGGAATTGTCTATTTGATTCCATGGTTAATGTTTATGGGAAATTATCAAGACCAACACCAAGCGCAAGCCTTATATAATGTAGCGTATCTTCCTTATGCGTTATTTTTATCTTTAGGAACAGCAGGTTTTCCTAGTGGGATTGCAAAAAAAATCGCGGAATTAAGTCATCAAAAAGATCAATCAAGACCCAGAGAACTTTTTCGGAGCGCATTAGCTGTTATGGAAGTAATAGGCATCATTTCGACCATTTTAATGTTTATTTTTGCGCCAGCTTTAAGTAAAATTAGTCCTGTTGCCAATCAAGAAGCCGCCATTTATGCGATTCGTAGTTTATGTCCCTCGTTGTTAATTATTCCAATATTAAGTGCAATTCGTGGTTATTTCCAAGGTTCAAACTTAATCATGCCTTTTGGAATTTCTCAAGTAATCGAACAATTGGTACGAGTACTAGTTATTATTGGAGGAACTTATTATATACGTGTTGTGGCAGGAGGTGATATTCTATCTGCGGTAGTTATTAGTACCTTTGCTTCTTGTGTAGGTGGTATTGTAGCAATTATTTATTTAGTCGTTTTAGGAAAACGTGTAGGATTGTTTCGTTTACGAGATTTCTTTATTTTACCACTGCACTATCTGCGGAAATCAAAAGAAGTCACCTTAGGTATTATAAAAGAATCGTTGCCTTTTGTGTATGTGGGTTCTGTGGTTTCTTTGATGCAATTAATTGACCAAGTATCATTGAAACCGATTATTCACTTTTTAAAACCAATTATGAGTCAGGCGCAATTAGAAACTCTGTATACCTTTGCTTCTGCTAATCCTAATAAATTAACGCCGTTATTGCTTTCAATCATTGGTTCAATTACGGTGACATCATTGCCGTTGTTGAGTACCTTAAGAAGAAAAGAGGATTTGCTTACGGGTATTTCAGATACACTACGTTTGTCATTGACAGTATTATTACCATCCTCTATCGGTATGATTTTATTGTCAATCCCATTGAATACCATCTTTTTTGGTTACAATCTAGAGGGTAGTATGTACTTAGCTTTGGCGATTGCCGCAACCTTTTTGACAGGTATCTTTACCGTTTTATTATCGATTTTGCAAGCCCTGAATGCCCATCGAAAAGCAATTTATTTTACGACGCAAGTGCTGTTTTTCAAATTGATATGCCAAGTTCCGCTTGTTTATTTTTTTGAAGGAATGGGCATGTCTTTAGCTTCTATTGCTAGTCTAATTATTTCAGTCATAGGCGTCTATCGCTTTATTACAAAAACATTCGATATTCATCCATTGAGCTATGTTCGGAGATATTACTTAAAAGTATTGCAAGCGACATTCGCGATGGAAGTCGTCTGTATTCTATGCTTCATCGGATTATCGCACATATTAGCGATGAGTAGCAAAATCCATTCGGTAATTTTTGTCGTGTGTATTGCATTAGTGGGTGCAATGGTATTTATGGGGATGGTATTTGGCAAAAATATCAAGCAATTAGTTTTAAATTTCTTTCATTCTTCGTAA
- a CDS encoding beta-glucoside-specific PTS transporter subunit IIABC, whose protein sequence is MDYKAVGRKVLELVGGKENVVSLTHCATRLRFELKDKSKANTQQLEKTPGVISVVDSGGQYQVIIGNEVQTAFKEIQKSVGTTKVQRNVGEKESWISQLISVISTTFTPMIPAITGAGMVKAILAVLTLTGVLSDTSQTYIILNTVADAAFYFMPVLLAYGASIKFEVSPVLAVTVAGILLHPNIAQLFSTGDPVRFLGIPVLAADYAGSVLPIIFTVWIMSYVERFAEWISPSFIKFFTKPMLVFLIMGPLALVVIGPFGTLLNDLVATGASWINDKAAWLIPFLMGGLQPFLVVTGTAWAMTPIATMQLSKNGSEMVNGPGMLASNIAQSGATFAVAFKTKNKELKQLATSAGITALMGITEPSLYGVTLKLKKPLIASMIGGAIGGLYAGLSGLVRYAFVSPGLAALPAFIGENPMNIVHAIVTCLISFGATFVIAYFMGFEDPSEEVSEQQIEGETTLKNPIKGHVIPLSEVNDNVFSKGLLGQGVGIQPEENRIVSPIEGTVLTVLESKHAIGLVSSDGIEVLIHVGIDTVNLKGKPFDVVVQEGDYVSVGQELMSVDFEEIKQNGYDDTVILIVTNSDKFTIREKIGSMVSQEPLLVIQQGGDNHAI, encoded by the coding sequence ATGGATTACAAAGCAGTGGGAAGAAAGGTTTTAGAATTAGTTGGTGGGAAGGAAAATGTGGTTAGTCTAACACATTGTGCCACTCGTTTGCGGTTTGAATTAAAAGATAAAAGTAAAGCAAATACGCAGCAATTAGAAAAAACACCTGGGGTTATTAGTGTCGTTGATAGTGGAGGGCAATATCAAGTTATCATTGGAAATGAAGTGCAAACAGCTTTCAAAGAAATTCAGAAAAGTGTCGGGACTACAAAAGTTCAGCGAAATGTGGGCGAAAAAGAAAGTTGGATTTCACAACTTATTAGTGTAATTTCGACTACTTTTACACCGATGATTCCAGCAATTACAGGTGCAGGGATGGTTAAAGCTATTTTAGCTGTATTAACTTTAACCGGCGTGTTATCTGATACTAGTCAAACTTATATTATTTTAAATACAGTAGCAGATGCGGCATTTTATTTTATGCCGGTACTGTTAGCATATGGAGCATCTATCAAATTTGAAGTAAGTCCTGTTTTAGCGGTGACGGTCGCAGGGATTTTGTTACATCCAAATATTGCACAATTATTTTCAACAGGAGATCCGGTCCGATTTTTAGGAATTCCCGTATTGGCTGCTGATTATGCCGGTTCTGTCTTACCAATCATTTTTACAGTTTGGATTATGTCGTATGTCGAACGTTTTGCTGAATGGATTTCTCCGTCATTTATTAAATTTTTTACGAAACCAATGTTAGTCTTTTTAATTATGGGACCATTAGCACTTGTGGTGATTGGGCCTTTTGGAACATTATTAAATGATTTAGTAGCAACCGGTGCTTCTTGGATTAATGATAAAGCTGCTTGGTTGATTCCTTTCTTAATGGGTGGTTTGCAACCATTCTTAGTTGTCACTGGAACGGCTTGGGCGATGACACCGATTGCGACGATGCAATTGAGTAAAAATGGTTCCGAAATGGTCAATGGACCCGGAATGTTAGCATCGAATATTGCCCAATCAGGAGCAACATTTGCTGTTGCGTTCAAAACGAAAAACAAAGAATTGAAACAATTAGCAACATCAGCAGGAATTACGGCATTGATGGGTATTACTGAACCTTCTTTGTATGGTGTAACCTTAAAACTGAAAAAACCATTGATTGCTTCGATGATTGGTGGAGCAATTGGGGGATTGTATGCTGGATTATCTGGACTTGTACGTTATGCCTTTGTCTCACCTGGTTTAGCAGCCTTACCTGCTTTTATTGGTGAAAATCCAATGAATATTGTTCATGCGATTGTGACATGTCTGATTTCTTTTGGAGCAACATTTGTGATTGCTTATTTCATGGGATTTGAAGATCCAAGTGAAGAAGTGTCAGAGCAACAAATAGAAGGAGAAACCACACTGAAAAATCCTATTAAAGGGCATGTGATTCCCTTATCAGAAGTTAATGACAATGTCTTTTCTAAAGGACTTTTAGGGCAAGGTGTGGGGATTCAACCTGAAGAAAACAGAATCGTCTCTCCAATAGAAGGCACTGTTTTGACAGTATTAGAATCCAAACATGCGATTGGTTTAGTTTCTTCAGACGGTATAGAAGTATTAATTCATGTAGGAATTGATACTGTGAATCTCAAAGGAAAACCGTTTGATGTAGTTGTTCAAGAAGGCGATTATGTGTCTGTTGGTCAGGAATTAATGTCAGTAGACTTTGAAGAAATTAAACAAAATGGTTATGATGATACTGTTATTCTAATCGTTACGAATAGTGATAAATTTACAATTCGAGAAAAAATTGGTTCCATGGTATCACAAGAACCGTTGCTGGTAATTCAACAAGGAGGAGACAACCATGCAATATAA
- a CDS encoding alpha/beta hydrolase, with the protein MIEKFEHYFPLKQTFKQIHVYLPDDYADSEERYPVMYMYDGHNLFNDHDATYGTSWGLKDFLEQYDKRLIIVGIECSHNGNERLDEYCPYPIETSFFGTMNGYGDKLMDWVVHDLKAHIDESYRTYPFREATAIGGSSMGGLMAFYSVIAYNSYFSKAACLSPSISLCLDQLKAEWFHHNISPDTRVYFSFGEREIAGREQVLADVGYFNDQLVQQGGTSYIHVQKNGGHNETTWKKQNQLFMDILWK; encoded by the coding sequence ATGATAGAAAAATTTGAGCACTATTTTCCATTGAAACAAACATTCAAACAAATTCATGTGTATCTGCCAGATGATTATGCAGATAGTGAGGAACGCTATCCTGTCATGTATATGTATGATGGTCATAATTTATTTAATGATCACGATGCGACGTATGGTACCTCATGGGGATTAAAAGATTTTCTCGAACAATATGACAAACGACTAATTATTGTCGGTATTGAATGCAGTCATAATGGCAATGAACGGTTAGATGAATATTGTCCATATCCTATTGAAACCAGTTTTTTTGGTACAATGAACGGTTATGGCGATAAATTGATGGATTGGGTTGTACATGATTTAAAGGCGCACATTGATGAATCGTACCGGACGTATCCTTTTCGTGAAGCAACAGCCATTGGAGGAAGCTCAATGGGTGGTTTGATGGCTTTTTACAGTGTGATTGCTTACAATTCCTATTTTTCAAAAGCAGCTTGTTTGTCACCGTCGATTTCTTTGTGTCTGGATCAGTTAAAAGCAGAATGGTTTCATCATAATATTTCTCCCGATACCCGTGTGTATTTTAGTTTTGGTGAGCGTGAAATTGCAGGACGCGAGCAAGTATTAGCTGACGTGGGCTACTTCAACGATCAATTGGTCCAACAAGGTGGTACCAGTTATATCCATGTTCAAAAAAATGGCGGACATAACGAAACAACTTGGAAAAAACAAAATCAATTATTTATGGATATATTGTGGAAATAA
- a CDS encoding glycoside hydrolase family 13 protein — MSTWWKEAVGYQIYPRSFKDSTNDGIGDINGIREKLGYLKDLGIDFIWITPIYASPNFDNGYDISDYCAISSDFGTMENFQALVKEAKQANIKIIMDLVINHTSNQHEWFEKSRNKTVGYEDFYIWHEPVDGKEPNDWQSIFGGSVWTYDDVRQAYYFHTFAKEQPDLNWDSSAMKKKVFDMIEWWADQGIDGFRIDAISHIKKASWDTPNHDAQRPFKAFQNVAGIGDYLTELKTIFQKHDLLTVGEASGVTAEEAEIWVGQDGYFNMIFEFEHTGLWRKTSDELPFKQFKEALVRWQEACANGKGWNALYMENHDIPRSVSVYGDDSPEYRTISGKALAMAFMLLQGTPFIYQGQEIGMTNTAFHEINEINATDTLYMYNELLTSGYSETQAMEMISAVTRDNARTPMQWDGSEYAGFSEVTPWLKVNQNKGAINVKLEQENPHSLFHFYKYLIDLRKTHPVFINGEFRYIETEAEPIFYYERANEQETYAVVVNLSKEAQTFVSLDELSDNQLIVSNYLDYDFAKLRPFEARLYKLA, encoded by the coding sequence ATGAGTACATGGTGGAAAGAAGCAGTCGGTTACCAAATTTATCCGAGAAGTTTTAAAGACTCAACGAATGATGGTATCGGTGATATTAATGGAATTCGTGAAAAATTAGGTTATTTAAAAGATTTGGGGATAGACTTTATTTGGATTACGCCTATTTATGCCTCACCCAATTTTGATAACGGGTATGATATTTCTGATTATTGTGCGATTTCTAGCGATTTTGGTACAATGGAAAATTTTCAAGCTTTGGTCAAAGAGGCAAAACAAGCGAATATTAAAATTATTATGGATTTGGTCATTAATCATACATCGAACCAACATGAATGGTTTGAAAAATCAAGAAACAAAACAGTTGGTTACGAAGATTTCTACATTTGGCATGAACCTGTTGACGGTAAAGAACCGAATGATTGGCAATCGATTTTTGGTGGATCTGTCTGGACGTATGATGACGTCAGACAAGCCTATTATTTCCATACCTTTGCAAAAGAGCAACCGGACTTAAATTGGGATTCTTCGGCGATGAAGAAAAAAGTCTTTGATATGATTGAGTGGTGGGCAGATCAAGGAATTGATGGTTTTCGTATTGACGCCATTTCACATATTAAAAAAGCTTCATGGGATACGCCGAATCATGATGCACAACGCCCGTTTAAAGCTTTCCAAAATGTTGCAGGTATCGGTGATTATTTAACAGAATTAAAAACTATCTTTCAAAAGCATGATTTATTGACTGTCGGTGAAGCCTCTGGTGTAACTGCTGAAGAAGCTGAAATTTGGGTAGGACAAGATGGCTATTTCAATATGATTTTTGAATTTGAACACACCGGGTTATGGCGTAAAACCAGTGACGAATTACCTTTTAAACAATTTAAAGAGGCGTTAGTTCGTTGGCAAGAAGCATGTGCGAATGGTAAAGGCTGGAATGCATTATATATGGAAAATCATGACATTCCCAGAAGCGTATCTGTTTATGGTGACGACAGTCCAGAATACCGAACTATTTCAGGTAAAGCATTAGCAATGGCATTTATGTTATTACAAGGAACGCCATTTATTTATCAAGGACAAGAAATTGGCATGACGAATACTGCATTTCACGAAATTAATGAAATTAATGCTACAGATACGTTGTATATGTATAATGAACTGCTAACAAGTGGTTATTCTGAAACGCAGGCGATGGAAATGATTTCAGCTGTAACACGTGATAATGCACGGACACCAATGCAATGGGATGGGTCTGAGTACGCTGGTTTTTCTGAAGTGACGCCTTGGTTAAAAGTCAACCAAAATAAAGGGGCGATTAACGTGAAGTTAGAACAAGAAAACCCGCATTCTCTTTTTCATTTTTATAAATATTTGATTGATTTACGAAAAACACATCCTGTTTTTATTAACGGAGAATTTCGTTATATTGAAACAGAAGCGGAGCCAATTTTTTATTACGAACGGGCAAATGAACAAGAAACCTATGCGGTGGTTGTCAATTTAAGTAAAGAAGCACAAACTTTTGTTTCATTAGACGAACTCTCAGACAATCAATTGATTGTCTCCAATTATTTGGATTATGATTTTGCAAAGTTACGTCCATTTGAAGCACGTTTATACAAACTAGCATAA
- a CDS encoding PRD domain-containing protein: MEVIKALNNSLILSQNDEGIEVILMGKGLGFSLKRGDVVPEEKIEKVFKLDSISETLKSDYIQLFENIPEKLLLVVKEIIDHSNAQFETSLSKNLFFTLLDHINYAIERTQQGIVFQNKLLVEIQRYYPKEFALGKYAVEHLNTELQIELPEEEAGNIAFHIVNAQDGRANMEETIQAIRMLKDILMLLSYLFPEKEVDTESLLYLRFVTHLQFFISRMLKKEELPTKDDFLLNSVKERLSREFSAAKKVKKYVEVELDVAVNNDELLYLTLHIARVY; this comes from the coding sequence ATGGAAGTTATTAAAGCATTGAATAATAGTTTGATTCTTAGTCAGAATGATGAAGGAATCGAAGTTATTTTAATGGGAAAAGGATTAGGTTTTTCATTAAAAAGAGGGGATGTTGTTCCAGAAGAGAAAATAGAAAAAGTGTTTAAGTTAGACTCAATTTCTGAAACTTTAAAATCAGATTATATTCAATTATTTGAGAATATTCCAGAAAAACTACTACTGGTCGTCAAAGAAATTATTGACCATAGCAATGCACAGTTTGAAACAAGTTTAAGCAAAAATTTGTTTTTTACATTACTCGATCATATTAATTATGCAATCGAACGAACACAGCAAGGCATTGTTTTTCAAAATAAATTACTTGTTGAAATTCAACGATACTACCCCAAAGAATTTGCATTAGGAAAATATGCCGTCGAACATTTAAATACAGAGCTACAGATAGAATTACCAGAAGAAGAAGCAGGAAATATTGCCTTTCATATTGTCAATGCACAAGATGGACGTGCAAATATGGAAGAAACTATTCAAGCGATTCGGATGTTAAAAGATATACTGATGTTGTTAAGTTATTTGTTTCCTGAAAAAGAAGTCGATACGGAGTCATTGTTATATTTACGCTTTGTCACACACTTACAATTTTTCATTAGCCGTATGTTGAAAAAAGAAGAACTACCTACAAAAGATGATTTTTTACTAAATTCTGTCAAAGAACGTTTATCACGAGAGTTTAGCGCAGCCAAAAAAGTAAAAAAATATGTCGAAGTGGAGCTAGACGTTGCTGTGAATAACGATGAATTGTTGTATCTCACCTTGCATATTGCACGTGTGTATTAA
- a CDS encoding GH32 C-terminal domain-containing protein, translating into MPAVRQVTVAHTLRIFIDHSSIEIFADEGLTVFTGRFFLEGEWTLAIQGTATYCDLKNLEMVIKKEY; encoded by the coding sequence TTGCCCGCTGTTCGTCAAGTAACAGTAGCTCATACCTTACGCATTTTTATCGATCATTCTAGCATTGAAATATTTGCAGATGAGGGATTAACTGTTTTTACTGGACGATTTTTCCTTGAAGGTGAATGGACTTTAGCTATTCAAGGAACGGCAACGTATTGTGACTTGAAGAATCTTGAAATGGTTATAAAAAAAGAGTATTAA